The following nucleotide sequence is from Nocardioides daedukensis.
ACCGGCCGGGCAGCGCTTGTGTCCATCAGTGGTCAGTCGACCACGCCGTTGGCAGCCATCTCGTCGACCTCGTTGTGCGCATACCAGCCCTCGAACCGGTCGGCTTCGACGGCGGCGAACATCTCCGTGGCCTTGGCCATGTCGAGCTTCACCACGCTCGCCTTGCCGACGGTGCCGGAGCCCAGGTTGGGCACGGTCAGGAAGCGCATCGCGTGACTGCGCAGCCCGCGGCTGCTGATCGCCAGGGCACGCATCTTCTTGGTGGTGAAGTGCTCGTCGACCGCGACCAGCTCGGAGGCCTCGTCGGCCAGCCTGGTGATCCGGACCGGGTTGAACACCGTGCCGCGCGAGACGACCCCGTCCAGGACGGCCTTGAGGAACGCCTGCTGGCGGTGCATCCGGTCGAAGTCGCCGCCGGCCAGGCCATAGCGCTGGCGCACGAACAGCAACGCGTCGTTGCCCTTCAGGTCGTGCGGGCCGGCCGCCCAGACCTTCCCGCTCAAGGTGTCCGTGGTGGTCTCGCTGACGTTGACCTTCACGCCGTCGAGGATGTCGCTCAGGTCGCGGAAACCCTGGAAGTCGATCAGCATCACGTGGTCGAGGTAGAGGTCGAAGGTGTCCTCCACGGTCCGGGCCGCGAGCTCGGGGCCGCCCAGGCTGAGCGCCGCGTTGATCTTGTTCTTCCCGTGCCCCGGCACGGTGACCCATGAGTCCCGCGGGATCGAGATCAGCTGCGCCTGCTGCCGGTCCTGGTTGATGTGCAGCACCATGATCGCGTCCGAGCGGAATGCCCCGGCCTGCCACTGTTCGCCCTCCACGAGCTCGTGCATGTCCGGTCCGACGTCGTCGAGGTAGTCGTTGTCGTCGAGTCCCAGCAGCAGGATGTTGGTCCCGACGCCCTGTGCCGGACGTCCGTCGCGGTCGAGGTTCAGTGGGAACCGATCGATCTCGCCGAGTTGCCGGTTGAGGTGGATCAGCCACGCGATCAGGAGCGCGAGCAGGAGCAGCGCGACCACGATCAACGTGGAGAGCGCCTTGTGCCGCCGGACCCAGTGCTTGAAGCGGGTATGGCGACTGCGCTTGCGGCTGCTGCGAATACGCACGCGCTCGAGGATCAAAGGGCGGACGAGGGTGTCGCCCGACATCGACGTATCTGTCATTGGCGCGTATCGCCTTTTCTGGGTTGGGAGGACGCTCTATCAACGAGGGGCGATCTCATAGGTGACGTGGGCTGCGCGCGCACTCCGTAGACTCATTTGCATGGGACGGGCGGGGGCACTTCTGGCGGCCTCGGCGTTGCTCTGCGTCGCTGGGTGTACGTCGACCGAGTCGCCGTCGGCGCCCGGAACTGAGGCTTCGGCCGGCTCCTCTGCTCCCTCGCCGTCGACCTCAGCCGCTTCCGTGTGGGACGGCGTCGTGGTCGTGCTCGACCCCGGCCACCGGCTGGGTAACTCGCGGTTCGCCTCGTCGGTGAACGCGCCCGTGCCCGACGGCGCGGGGTCGACCAAGGCCTGCAACACCGTCGGGGCCTCGACGAACTCCGGCTATCCGGAGTCGTCGTTCACCTGGTCGGTCGCCTCGATGGTGCGCCGCGAGCTGCGCGCGCTCGGCGCCCGAGTCGTGCTGACCCGCGAGTCGAACTCCGAGTCCGAGTGGGGCCCGTGCGTCGACGAACGGGGACAGAAGGGGAACTCGCTGGCCTCCGGCTCTGGCTCTGCCTCTGACTCTGCCACCGTGCTGAAGCTCAGCATCCACGCCGACGGCGGACCGGAGTCTGCGGCCGGGTTCCACCTGATCACCGCCCCCGGCCAGTCGCAGTCGGCTGAGTCCCTTGCGCTGGCGAAGGCGCTGAAGAGGTCGCTGTCCGCCTCGTTCCCGGTCGCGACCTACATCGCGGGTGGTGACGGTCTCGATTCGCGTCGCGACCTGGCCACCTTGAACCATTCCCGGATCCCGACCGTGATGGTCGAGCTGGGCAACATGCGCAACCCCGCGGATGCCCGCAGGATGACCACGGCGCGCGGGCGGTCGTCATACGCCAAGGCGCTGGTCGCGGGGCTGCTGGAGTGGCTGTCCCGCTAGCCCGGCGCCGGTCCGTCCGCTCCGGGGTGGTTCGGGCACGGGCTAGATTCTTGGCCATGGCCCAGATCGTCCAGTTCTCCCGCCCAGGTGATGCCGACGTGCTTCGGGTGGTCGAGGCGCCCGAGCCCACCCCCGGTCCCGGCGAGGTCGTCGTCGAGATGCGCGCGATCGGCGTGAACCCGTTGGAGTGGAAGCTGCGCTCGGGGATCCGCCCGCTGCCCGGGGACGGCCCGTGGCGACTGGGCTCCGACGGTGCAGGCGTGGTGGTCAATTCGGCCGTGCCCGACTGGGCGCCGGGCGACAGGGTGGTGATCAGCGAGGCGTCGGGGGTCTATGCCACCCACGTCTCGGTGCCTTCTTCTTGCCTGGACAAGTTGCCGTCGAACTGGGACTTCGCCGACGGTGCGGCACTCGGAGTCCCTGTCGGCACGGCCTACCAGGTGCTCACCTCGCTGGGACTCGCGAAGGGGGAGACCCTGTTGGTGCACGGTGGCTCGGGTGGCGTCGGGCAGGCGGCGATCCAGATCGCCCGAGCGATGGGTGCCCAGGTGATCGCGACCGCCTCACCGAGCAACCACGCGCGGCTCACCGAGTTGGGTGCGGTCCCGCTGGCTTATGGGGAAGGGCTGTTGGAGCGGGTGCGCGACGCGGGCACCGTAGACGTCGTACTCGACTGCGCCGGCACCGACGAGGCGATCTCGGTGTCGCTGGCCGTCGCCGCTCCGGAACGGATCGGGACGATCGTGCGCGGGGCCGATGCTTCTGCCTTCGGGATCCGCGCCTGGCTGGGTGGTTCGCCGGACCCTTTGACGGACGAGGAGAAGGCGCTGCGCCGGGCCGGTGTGCCCTACGTGCTGGGGCTGGAGGGCTACTCGGTCGAGATCGACTCGCGCTTCGACCTGCTCGCGGTTACCGAGGCGCACCTGCACAGCGAGGCCGGGCACGTGCGCGGGAAGATCATCCTCATTCCCTGACTCACGTGCGCCGAGCCGGCAGTTGTTGACGCTAGGTTCTTCCCATGGCACTCGACCCCGGCATCGCCTCGCTCCTGTCCTTCCTCGAGCAGTCCGGCTATCCGCCGATGCACGAGGGATCCGTGGAGGACGCGCGCAAGGGGTACGCCGCCATGGCCGCCGCCTCGATCGGTCCGGACGGGCCGGTGCCGGTCGGTTCGGTGACCGACACGAGCGTTGCCGACCTCCCCGCCCGCGTCTATCGGCCCGAGGTCGAGGGGCCGGTGCCGACGGTGCTGTTCTTCCACGGCGGCGGCTTCGTGATCGGCTCGCTCGACACCCACGACAACGTCTGCCGCCGGCTGTGCGTCGACACCTCCTCGGTGGTCGTCGCGGTGGACTATCGGATGGCGCCCGAGCACCCGTTCCCGGCTGCCTATCAGGACGCGATCGCCGCTGCTGAGTTCGTCGCCGCCAATCTCGACTCCTTCGGCGGCTCCACCGTTCTGGGCGTGGCCGGCGACTCGGCCGGCGGCAACCTGTCCGCCATCGTCGCCGCCGAGGTCCCGGGCGTCGCGGCGCAGCTGCTGATCTATCCCGCGGTCGACATGCTCGGTTCCTATGACTCGCGGACCTCGAACGCCGAGGGCTACTTCCTCGACATGGCGACGATGACCTGGTTCTTCATGCAGTACGCCGCCGGGGCGTCGCTGGACGCTGACGACGTACGCCACTCACCGTTGCGTGGCATCCGGCCGGGACTGCCGCCGGCGGTGGTGGTCACCGCGGAGTTCGACCCGCTGCGCGACGAGGGCCTGGCCCATGCCGAGGCGCTGGCCGCGGCCGGCGTACCGGTGGATTCCGTGCATTGCCCCGGCCTGATCCACGGGTTCGTGGACATGGGCACCTTCTCGCCGGCGGCGGCCGAGGCGATCACCGACATGAACCGTCGCTTCGGCGCACTGCTTCGCTGAACGCCGTATCGTGACGGCCATGAAGACCAAGCTGAACTGCCCCTGCGGCGAATACATCCAGGGTGAGAACGAGGACGACCTCGTCGAGAAGACCCAGGCCCACCTCGCGGCAGACCACCCGGGGATGGAATACGGACGCGACGAGATCCTGTTCATCGCCCGCTGACCTCCGCCGCGCGCACCAAGTACGGCGGTTCGTGGCTCAATCCGGACTGTCGTGCCTGCGATCTCCGGCTGTGGTGTTGAACTGCCGTAGTTGCGGACCTGTGGATGACCGTTCGCGCGCGGGGCTGCGTCGCCGCAGACTCCCGTCATGGATGCGCAGCAGGCACTGACCCAGCTCGGTGGGATCGCCGACAGCCGTGCGCTGCGCAGGATGGTCACTCACCGGAAAATCAAGAACGCCGTGCGCGCCGGGGAGATTACTCGTCTCTCCCGGGGTCGCTACACGCTGCCCGTCGTCGACGAGGCGTGGCAGGCAGCCGCGCGGGTCAACGGGGTCGTCTCACACCTGAGCGCGGCGATGCTCTGGGGCCTGAAGGTCAAGTCTCCGCCGGCTTTGCCCACGGTTACGGTCCCTCGCGGACGCAAGCTCTCACCGCAGCGCGGCGCTGGTGTCGACGTTCACTACGCGGGGGTGGCCGCGGAGGAGGCCAGCGCCCGGATCACGTCGGTCCCGCGCACGGTCATCGACTGCGCGCGGGCGCTGCCGTTTGACGCTGCCCTTGCCGTCGCCGACTCGGCGCTGCGCCAGGGCAAGGTCACCCGGACGCAACTCCTTGCCGCGGCGGAGGCATCGCCGCGGAGCGGTCGATCGAAGGCAGTCCGAGTTGCCCGGGAGGCCGACCGGCGTGCGGCGAACCCGTTCGAGTCCGTGCTGCGCGCCATTGCGCTGGACCGTGGGGTCCGGCTCGAGCCGCAGTTGCGTTGCCACGAGTTCATCTGCGCAGATCTGGGGAGCAACGACCTGCGTCTGGCTCTGGAGGCGGAGTCGTGGGCCTATCACGGTGACCGGCAGCCCTTCGACAACGACGTACGTCGCTACACGACCCTGACGCTGGAGCGCTGGATCGTGCTCCGGTTCCTGTGGAACGACGTGATGCATCGTCAGCAAGAAGTCGGGGACATCATCGTCGCCGTCGCCGAATGGTGTGCCGAAATACGGCAGTTCGAACGTCGAGCCTCCTGACCCGGGCGCGACGACGCGTCTGCGTCACCCGAACTGCCGTGGTTGGCGACGCAAGAGGGCGGCGTACCGCTGAACTGCATGTCCAACGGTACGCCGCCCTCATACGTGGAGCTTCAGGTCAGCGCGGCGCCATCCGCAGCGCGCCGTCCATCCGGACGACCTCACCGTTGAGGTAGTCGTGGGTGATCAGGAAGAGCGCGAGCTGCGCATATTCCTCCGGGCGGCCCAGGCGCTGCGGGAAGGGGATGCCGGCAGCCAGTTGCTTGCGGAACTCCTCGGCGACGGTGGCGAGCATCGGGGTCTCGACGATGCCGGGGGCAATCGTGTTCACCCGGATGCCATATTGCGCGAGGTCGCGCGCGGCCGGCAGGTTGAGGCCGACGATGCCGCCCTTTGACGACGAGTACGCCGCCTGCCCGATCTGGCCCTCGTAGGCCGCGACCGAGGCGGTGTTGATGATGACGCCACGGGCGTTGTGCTCCAGCGCCTCGGTCTCGGCGATCTTCTCCGACGCCAGTGCCAACACGTTGAACGAGCCGATCAGGTTGACCTGGACGATCTTGGCGTAGAGCGCGAGGTCGTGGACGCCCTTCTTCGACAGGATCCGCGAAGACGGGCCGATGCCGGCGCAGTTGACGACGATGCGCAGCGGGGCGGTCGGGTCGGCGGCGGCCTGGTTGACGGCGTCGGCGACCTGCTCGGGGTCGGTCACGTCGACCGGGACGTAGGTGAGGCCCTTGACCTCGGGTGCGCCCTCGATCGACGAGGGCAGGTCGAAGCCATAGACCTGGGCGCCCTGGGCGGCCAGCTCGGCGGCGGTGGCCGCGCCGAGGCCCGAGGCTGCTCCGGTGACGATTGCTGCGGTGTTCTCGACCTGCATCAGTTGCTCTCCTTGATGATTCCGTTGTTGTCGCCTGCCAGCGCGCGGCTGATCACCATCCGCTGGATCTGGTTCGTGCCCTCGAAGATCTGCATGACCTTCGCTTCGCGCATGAAGCGCTCGACCGGGAAGTCGCGGGTGTAGCCATAGCCGCCGAGCACCTGCACGGCGTCGGTGGTCACCTTCATCGCGTTGTCGGTGGCCACCATCTTCGCAATGGATGCCTCGCGACCGAACGGCTCGCCCCGGTCCTTGAGACGGGCGGCGTGCAGGACCATCGCCCGCGACGACTGGATCGCGGCCTCCATGTCGGCCAGCACGAACGCCAGGCCCTGGTGGTCGATGATCTTCTTGCCGAACGTCTCGCGGGTCTTGGCATAGGCGACCGCGTGGTCCAGGGCGCCCTGGGCGAGTCCGGTGGCGACGGCGGCGATGCCGAGTCGGCCCGAGTCGAGGCCGGCCAGGGCGATCTTGAGTCCGTCACCCTCGGCGCCGAGTCGACGCTCGACCGGGATGCGTACGTCGTCCAGGCGCATCGTGGTCGTGTGCGAACCGGTCAGGCCCATCTTTTTCTCCGGCGGGTCCGAGACGAGTCCGGGTGTGTCGGCGGGGATCAGGAAGCAGGAGATGCCGTTGCGGTCGTCCGAGGTGCGCGCCATCAGCTTGTAGAAGTCGGCGTTGCCGCCGTGCGTGGTCCACGCCTTCGCGCCGTTGAGGACATATTCGTCACCGACGCGCTTGGCGGTGGTCCGCATGGCGGCGGGATCCGAGCCGGCGTGTGCCTCGGAGAGGCAGTAGGCGCCGAGCAGTTCGCCGCCGAGCATGTCGGGGAGCCACTTCTGCTTCTGCTCCTCGGTGCCGTGCTCGAACAGACCGAAGCAGGAGAGTGCGTGCACGGAGACGCCGACGCCGACGCTCGACCAGACCGCCGCGATCTCCTCGAGCACCTGGAGATAGACCTCGTAGGGCTGACCGCCGCCACCGAACTCCTCCGGATAGGGCAGGCCGAGCAGGCCGGTGCGGCCCAGGAGGGTGAAGACGTCCCGCGGGAAGGCCTCGGTCGCCTCGGCCTCAGCGACGCGCGGAAGGAGCTCGCGGGTGGCGAGGTCGCGGACCAGCTTGAGCAGGTCGGCGGCTTCCTCGGTGGGCAGGATGCGGCGGGCGGTCATCGAATTCACTCCCGGTGGTTCATGGATTGATACGCAAGTCCAGCCTAGCGTACTGTTTTCAGTATCGTAAGGTCCCGACACCGTGACACCGCTCGACGAGAGGCACACCGATGACCCCCGACGCCCGCCCCGAAGTCCGCGTGGCCGAACTGCTCGCCACCTTCGATGCCGCCGACGTCGACCTCGGCGCACTGCTCTGCGACGACCACCCCGCTGACGGCGTCGCGTTCACCGTGGTCCAGCCCGACCTGACCCGTGTCGACATCAGCTATGGCGACCTCTCCGAGCGCTCGCGCAGGTTCGCGGCCTTCCTGGCCGCCGAGGGTGTGCGGCCCGGGGACCGGGTGGCAACGCTGATGGGCAAGTCGGCGGACCTGGCAGGCGTGGTCATGGGCATCTGGCGCGCGGGTGCCGTTCACGTGCCGCTGTTCACCGCCTTCGCCCCGCCGGCGATCGGGTTGCGCCTGGGCGGCAGTGAGGCGAAGTTCGTCGTCGCCGATGCCGACCAGGTCACCAAGCTCGCCCCCGGCGAGGACCTCCCCGAGAACCCAGCCTGGCAAGTCCTGGTCGCCGGCCAAGGCGCGACCGCGGGCCGCACGCTGAGCGACGTACTCGCCCAGGCAGACCCCGAGGCCGCGCCGCAGGTGAGCGTGCCCGGCTCGGCCGAACTCATCCGGCTCTTCACCTCCGGGACCACGGGCACGCCGAAGGGCGTCCCGATCCCGGTCAAGGCGCTGGCCACGTTCGTGGTCTATCTCGAATATGGCCTCGAT
It contains:
- a CDS encoding LCP family protein, translating into MRIRSSRKRSRHTRFKHWVRRHKALSTLIVVALLLLALLIAWLIHLNRQLGEIDRFPLNLDRDGRPAQGVGTNILLLGLDDNDYLDDVGPDMHELVEGEQWQAGAFRSDAIMVLHINQDRQQAQLISIPRDSWVTVPGHGKNKINAALSLGGPELAARTVEDTFDLYLDHVMLIDFQGFRDLSDILDGVKVNVSETTTDTLSGKVWAAGPHDLKGNDALLFVRQRYGLAGGDFDRMHRQQAFLKAVLDGVVSRGTVFNPVRITRLADEASELVAVDEHFTTKKMRALAISSRGLRSHAMRFLTVPNLGSGTVGKASVVKLDMAKATEMFAAVEADRFEGWYAHNEVDEMAANGVVD
- a CDS encoding N-acetylmuramoyl-L-alanine amidase; amino-acid sequence: MGRAGALLAASALLCVAGCTSTESPSAPGTEASAGSSAPSPSTSAASVWDGVVVVLDPGHRLGNSRFASSVNAPVPDGAGSTKACNTVGASTNSGYPESSFTWSVASMVRRELRALGARVVLTRESNSESEWGPCVDERGQKGNSLASGSGSASDSATVLKLSIHADGGPESAAGFHLITAPGQSQSAESLALAKALKRSLSASFPVATYIAGGDGLDSRRDLATLNHSRIPTVMVELGNMRNPADARRMTTARGRSSYAKALVAGLLEWLSR
- a CDS encoding quinone oxidoreductase family protein, translating into MAQIVQFSRPGDADVLRVVEAPEPTPGPGEVVVEMRAIGVNPLEWKLRSGIRPLPGDGPWRLGSDGAGVVVNSAVPDWAPGDRVVISEASGVYATHVSVPSSCLDKLPSNWDFADGAALGVPVGTAYQVLTSLGLAKGETLLVHGGSGGVGQAAIQIARAMGAQVIATASPSNHARLTELGAVPLAYGEGLLERVRDAGTVDVVLDCAGTDEAISVSLAVAAPERIGTIVRGADASAFGIRAWLGGSPDPLTDEEKALRRAGVPYVLGLEGYSVEIDSRFDLLAVTEAHLHSEAGHVRGKIILIP
- a CDS encoding alpha/beta hydrolase: MALDPGIASLLSFLEQSGYPPMHEGSVEDARKGYAAMAAASIGPDGPVPVGSVTDTSVADLPARVYRPEVEGPVPTVLFFHGGGFVIGSLDTHDNVCRRLCVDTSSVVVAVDYRMAPEHPFPAAYQDAIAAAEFVAANLDSFGGSTVLGVAGDSAGGNLSAIVAAEVPGVAAQLLIYPAVDMLGSYDSRTSNAEGYFLDMATMTWFFMQYAAGASLDADDVRHSPLRGIRPGLPPAVVVTAEFDPLRDEGLAHAEALAAAGVPVDSVHCPGLIHGFVDMGTFSPAAAEAITDMNRRFGALLR
- a CDS encoding DUF1059 domain-containing protein, which gives rise to MKTKLNCPCGEYIQGENEDDLVEKTQAHLAADHPGMEYGRDEILFIAR
- a CDS encoding SDR family oxidoreductase; this encodes MQVENTAAIVTGAASGLGAATAAELAAQGAQVYGFDLPSSIEGAPEVKGLTYVPVDVTDPEQVADAVNQAAADPTAPLRIVVNCAGIGPSSRILSKKGVHDLALYAKIVQVNLIGSFNVLALASEKIAETEALEHNARGVIINTASVAAYEGQIGQAAYSSSKGGIVGLNLPAARDLAQYGIRVNTIAPGIVETPMLATVAEEFRKQLAAGIPFPQRLGRPEEYAQLALFLITHDYLNGEVVRMDGALRMAPR
- a CDS encoding acyl-CoA dehydrogenase family protein, producing the protein MTARRILPTEEAADLLKLVRDLATRELLPRVAEAEATEAFPRDVFTLLGRTGLLGLPYPEEFGGGGQPYEVYLQVLEEIAAVWSSVGVGVSVHALSCFGLFEHGTEEQKQKWLPDMLGGELLGAYCLSEAHAGSDPAAMRTTAKRVGDEYVLNGAKAWTTHGGNADFYKLMARTSDDRNGISCFLIPADTPGLVSDPPEKKMGLTGSHTTTMRLDDVRIPVERRLGAEGDGLKIALAGLDSGRLGIAAVATGLAQGALDHAVAYAKTRETFGKKIIDHQGLAFVLADMEAAIQSSRAMVLHAARLKDRGEPFGREASIAKMVATDNAMKVTTDAVQVLGGYGYTRDFPVERFMREAKVMQIFEGTNQIQRMVISRALAGDNNGIIKESN